CGCCCACAGGCGTCGACGTCTCTCATCGAACTCTCCCGCGAGCGCCCGATAGCGCTCTCCGATCGCATGCTCGTTGATCATACGATCTTACTTCGACATCACCAGCCAATCTCCTACTTGTTGTTTGACGCTTCCTAAGTCGAAGAGATCCTGGGCCGGCGCATTGCCCAACCTGTTGGTGTGGCTGAACACATAGAGCCCCCGGCACGCCATCATTCCCCTGCTGGACGAGCGATCAAGATCCCACATCTCGCGTAGCGCCCGCCAGAAGAGCGCGAGATCATCCGAGGTCACGCCGGTCTTCTCGGCGAACGGGGCAGAGAAGAAGCCATGACAAACGTACAGACCATAGGGCACAAGGGCCTTGCGGCCCATCTCGGTGGTCTTCCCGCCCCTAGCCTCGCCATCGTCGCCGAGCACGATCCCCGCATCTTCGGCTTTGGTGATGGCTACCCGAGTGATCGAAACATCCATCGGCACGATGGGATCTACCGACCGCGAGAATGTCATCTGCACCGGCCCGCGAACTTGGCCGCAGTTGACGCCCGTTGTCATCACAGCGCCGAACATGCGCACATCGAAGTACGTATCGCACATGCGTTTCCGCACGGCATCGACATCCTCCCGCTTCTGCTTGGAGCCAGACGACTTGATGCCTTCCTCTTCGTACGCGCGCTGGTGAAGCGTGTTCAGCGCGATGCCGGAATCGTTGACGTAGATCCCGTAGCCTGCCTCACCTTCCTTGAGGACGGCGACGTAGTTGCGCACCTTGCGCTTCAAGCACACATCTGTGACGAGACCGTTCATCGTTTCGGGATCGACGCGAGGCATGTTGCCAGCATCGGGATCGCCATTCGGATTACCGTCGACGACATCAAAGATCAGGACGAAGTCGTGCCTGCGTTCAGGGTCGGTGTGAATTCGGCTCTCTGACATGCCTACTCCTCCGTCTGGGTAGCATCGGCATTCGCTGCTTCCTTGGCGGCCTTGCGAGCCGCCCGGTCCGTCGCACGCTGGTGGTAGAAGCCTAGCGAGAAGAGCGCTTGGTCGCGCAGCGACAGTGTGGCTGGGAACTCTTCGATCGGCGCAAGTACTTCCTCGAGCCGCGCTTCAAGTGCCTGGTAGGCTCCCTCACTCGACTTACGGAGCTTCGAGAGGTGAGGCTGGGCATCAGAGAGCAGCTTCCCGAATACGCTCGCCGGCGCGGTCGACGCCGACGCGAAGTACTTGTCGACAACGGTTGCGTTGATTCCCGGGATTGCACGTCGCTGGATAACCTCGAGAACTGCGAAGAGTCGGCCACAGAGATAGGCGACGGACGTTTCAGATGTATCGAGTTTCGACATGTAGTCCTCCCTTCCAGGAGTCGATGATGCAAGAACAGCCTTGAGTAGCGCGGCTTGCGCGTGCGTGACGGCGCTGACTTTGCGGCCGCGCACGATAGTCCCGCCGACCTTGCAGCGACTGAGCGCAAGAGAAAGCGGCCACAACGGGAGTGGTCTGGAGCCGTAGAGCGCGGCCTTGACGAGGATGGTCGGCAGATGCGGGGGCATCTGCTTGGTTGGATCCCTAAATGGAGCTGCAGCAAGTTGATACAGTCCGAGGGGTTGTCCAGACTCCCCCCACTCGTTGACCTGGGCAGTGAGCGCGAACCACTCTGCGAGTCTGCGCTTGGCCACCTCAATCGTCGTGTTGTCGAAGTCGCGAACGATCGCACGCCCTCCGCCGGCGCTCAGGACGGCCACGTTGAATCGCACCTGATCCTCGTCGGGGAATCCCGCGTCTCGACCACGACGATACGAGGTCAAGAGTGCCTTAACGTCCTCGGCTGTAGGCCGTGAGAAGTAACTGAGTAGGTCGAAATCGGTCTCCTTGATGGTCCAAAACACAAACACGGTTGGACCGACGACCAGGTGCGTCTTCTCATTGCCAAGCAGTTCGTTCAGCGCCTTTCCGAAACGCTCCCCGCACTGATGGCAAACGCCGCACGTCGCGCCGCGCTGGAGTCCGTATGACTCGAACACACGAACGTTGGCGCTCACCAGCGCGGTCCCAGACGATTGCCCCCCGGAATGCCCTTCACTGGTACGGGGGTCGTCAAGGGAATCGGCTTGCGCTCCCCGCAGACGAGACACTGACCTATGGTCGTCTCCCGCAACTTGGACGCCGGCTCAACAGTTCCCCGCCAGAAGTCCCGAACACCGGGTGTGTCCACAACAAACTCGCCACCCACGCGGAATGTGACGAGGTCGGAACGCCCCGCATCCGCTGGCAGCCCCCGGTCGAGATTGCCCTGGAGAAACATGAGAACGGCCCGTACGGCGGCTGATTCAGTTGCTTCGACACACTGGCGCAGGAGTCCTACGTACGCTTCGTGCTTCTCCGCCGCGCGAGTATCGGCAGGGTCGATTCCGAAGGTGTAGGCGGGTGTGTCTGCGAGCAGGATCGGTCGGATTCCGAAAGCGCGCTTCACAAACGGAACGAGGTGCTGCTTGCCTCGATCACGCGCCTCGCCCTCCGCAGCGGTTGACACGATTCCCAAGAAGCCGCCGTCTGCCGTCAAGTCCACAACCCACTTGACCGGCTTCTTGTCATACATGGGCGGCGGCATGTCGACGATTCTGTCAGCGTCAGCCTCCAACCTTTGCAGGAACATCGGCACCCCCCTTCGTATTGAAGCTGTAGTCCGGCACGTTGAGTACTCCACGCACGAGTTCGGCTTGGAAGAAATGAGGCTCGTGCGGCGGCTCAGCCTTGTACTCGATGTCGAGCAGCACCAGGCCCAGCGGTTCCGACAGGTCAATCGCCGATTCGCTGCCATCCACATTGCCGAAGTAGCCGACGAACTCGCGACATCCCAGGTACGGTTGATTGAAGCACTGTCCTTTGTTGACACGCCGCCTGAACTGGTCACGATACTTCGCCGCGTCCTCCCCAACGTGAGGCGCAACGATCACGTCAGCAGAGATCACATATGCGACATCTCGCAACCCGAGTGTGTGCCGTTGTGTTCGGGTCTCGCTGATGTCGAACCCTGCGCTCTGCGGACTCGCTCGCCTGTTGACCTCGTTGCGCACCGCCGAGAAGTGGCGAATCGGCTTGAGCACCGCAATGCTCGTCACGTGCCACTCGAACTCGGGCTTCCAGAAGATCGCCTCGAGCACGCCCCGAGCTGCAGATGGCGTCATCACCGGGTAGCTGACTCGTTCGGCCTTCATCTCCGGCCGCGTGAAGCACGCGCGTTCCCCCCATACCTTCACTTGAACTGGATTTCGATACACGGTCCTCCCCTCCAATGCGTGTCCCTACTGGATCAGATCGGCCGGATCTGGTCCGGCTCCGGTCAGTCCCTTGACCTCGTCGTACTCGCCAAACCAGCGATAGAGCGCCGAATCGGGAGCCACCTCGAAGACCAAGCCGCCGCGCATGGCCTTGTCGAAGTCCCGGCGCCGTAGTGCGACGCTGTGCCGCTGTATCTGTCGCCAGAGCCGTCGATCCACGTGTTGCAGAACCTCGATCTCGCCACAGATGCGCTCGACAGTCTCAAGGTCGTAGGAGACCAACACCGACACTGTATCCTCATCAATCATGCGAAACCGGTCCGCCACTTTCGGAAAGTCAAACGCGGCTCGGAGTTCCTGGATGTTCTTCGCGTCGGTGTTCAGGTCGCCGTACACGCACCGGAAGTAGTCCGGAAAGCTTGATGGGTCACCAAGATCCAATCCATCGCGGCCCAGCCACATGAGTGCATGGTCCACGGCGGTTCTGTAGGCCCCACGCGGTTGAGAACCTTCGTTCGGATTGAAGACGTGAACGTGTCCGAACTCGAGCGTGCCCTCTCGATTGCATCTCCCTGCAGCCTGGACAATGCGGTCGAGCGGACCGACTGCACGGTAGACAACCGGGAAGTCCAGATCCACGCCGGCCTCAACAACTTGGGTACTTACGACGCGACATGGAACACCGTCCTTCAGGCGCGCTCTGATCGCGTTCAAGACCTGCGTCCGATGCTCCGGGCAGAGTCGCGTGGACAAGTGCAGCGCGTCTGGGTCATCAAGTGCCTCAAGAAGCGAGATTGCGTCACTCTTAGTGTTCACAACGATCAGACATTGCGAGTGGTCGCGAACACAACACGCCACGTCGGCCCACTCCACCGGCTCCAAGTCGATGTGGTATTCCACGCGAGCAAGCCTCTCGAAATCGATGGCCGTAGTGGAGGTGATCTCCTGGATCGACGCGAACCCAGGCACCAAGTCAAGCGATTCCTGAAGGGCTGGCTGAGTTGCTGTACACAGCACGACACTGGCTCCATACCGCTCGACAAGTGCACGGAGAGCGTCAACCATCGGCTCAAGGTACCTGCCTGGAAGTGTTTGCACCTCGTCGAGCACGATCACACTGCGGGCCATCCGATGAACCTTGCGGCACTTGCCCGGCCGGTTGCCGAACAGACTCTCGAAGAACTGCACCGTGGTTGTCACGACGACCGGTGAGTCCCAGTTCTCCGAGGCGAGAACGCGCCACTGGTCGTCGGCTCCGTTCGCGCCGGACTCATCTATCGCACTGTGGTGTTCGAGTACTGCGTGTGCAGCGGGCAAAGCCGATCTGAACACATCGCACGTCTGCTCAATGATGCTCGTGTACGGGATTGCGCAAATCACGCGCTCTAGGCCGTTGGCCTGTGCGTGCCGGAGGGCAAACGCGAGAGAGGAGAGCGTCTTTCCTCCTCCAGTTGGCACTGTCAGACTGAAGACCCCTGGCGGCGCTTCTGCGGCGGCCAGACACTCCTCGTACACTCTGCGCCGAACACGATTGACTTCCGTGTCCGGGGCACGTTGCATCAGTGCATCCTGAGACCGCGTCAGGAGCTGAATCAGCTCCTTGAGCCTCACGACATCATGACGATCTGCGGAGACGGCGGGCTTGAAGTGGGATTCCGTATCCAACGAATCGGCGTCGACAAGACACGAGTACGTCAGCCGTAGCGCCAGCTCAGCTTCGAGTCTCGATGTCAGCCCGCCTAGCTCGAGTCTCGCAGCCTCAGCAGTAGTCAAATCAGGCCTTCGCACGGAGTAGTCCTGTGATTCACCGGGCACGCCGCCCTGTTCAAACGCTCTGAGTGTCGCCTTGGCCTCGGCCGCGCTTGGCAGACCACCGTGATGCCCCAGAATCAGAAGGGCGAGTAGGTCAGCCTCTCCCGCCGCCTTCACGGCACCCGCGATCTTGTGATTCACACTCCCTCTCCGATGAGGGTGTCCTTCATGCGCATCTCGCAGGTACCCCTGGAACTCCGGAGACGCCTTGCCGAGATCATGCAGCTCACCAAGCAGGCGTGCGACGGCTCCAAGCCCCAACGGCTCGGCGAAGTCCCCGGCAATTCGACCGACCGCTTCGAGGTGGTCGTCAAGCAGGTGCCACCGTTCACTGCCCTCGGCTGGCGTGTGCGCGTAGAGCTCCTCGGCCATGTCGCTCGCCCTCCTCATCCCCGCGAGACCAGGCTAGCATGACCCTCTGACACGAACGAGGAGCCCAGGTTCGGGCTCCTCGTGTACCCGTGCTGGCACGCCCGGAGGGATTCGAACCCCCGACCTAGAGATTAGAAGTCTCCCGCTCTATCCAGCTGAGCTACGGGCGCGTATGTGACCGTCTACGTGACGGCGTCTTGTCATGGAGCGGCGGACGGGACTCGAACCCGCAACAATCAGCTTGGAAGGCTGAGGCTCTACCAATTGAACTACCGCCGCATATCTGGTCGGGCCGGCCGGATTCGAACCGGCGGCCCCCTGCTCCCAAAGCAGGTGCGCTACCAAGCTGCGCCACGGCCCGACCTGCCCCAGATGGACGCCCTCGCGGGCCGTCCGCCCGAGGGCACCGCCAAGTATAGGGAGGTCAGTGCCTTCGGGCAAATGGACGCCCTACGCAGTCTCCTCGGCACCTCGGGTCGTGGCGGCCTCAAGGGCGGCCACGAACGCTCTGAGCGCGGCACCACGGTGACTGATCGCATTCTTCTCGCTCATCTCAAGCTCAGCCATCGTTCGACCCGGAGCGGCGTCCGGCAGGAACAGAGGGTCGTAGCCGAATCCCAGGTCGCCCCGCGGAGCTTCCGCGACGCGCCCTTCGCACGCCCCTGATGCCAACACCGGCTCGCCATCGCCATCGACGAAGGCGATCACGCTGCGGAACCGGGCGGTGCGGTCCTTGGCAGGTATGCCGAAGAGTGCGGTCAGGAGTCGCTCGTTGTTCAGCGCGTCGGTCGCGCATTCACCCGCGTAGCGGGACGAGTGCACGCCGGGCGCCCCGTCGAGCGCGTCGACCTCGAGGCCGCTGTCGTCGGCCAGTGTCGGCATGCCAAAGAGATCGTGCGCCGCATGCGCCTTGATGAGCGCGTTCTCTTCGAAGGTCTCCCCTGTCTCGGGAGGCGACTCCCAGCCGCAGAGATTGGAGGCCGCCACGAAGCTCCACCCCGTATATGCAAGGGCCGCGGCGATCTCTTCCACCTTGTGGCGGTTGCTCGTTGCGACAACGACGCGCTTGACGGTCGTATCAGAGTTCGAAGACATCGCCGTCCTCCACCGAGATCGCGCGTTGCATGCCGACGAGGCGTTCGATGCCGGCACCGGCAAGGTCTAGCATCTCGACCAGGCGTCCCCTATCGAACGGCGTCTTCTCGCCGGTGCCCTGGACCTCTATGTATCGACCGGAGCCGTCCATGACAACGTTCATGTCGACCTCGGCCACGCTGTCCTCGGCATAGTCGAGATCGAGCAGCAGCTCCCCGTCAACGAGGCCGACCGAAGTCGCAGCGACGAACTCCATGAGCGGGATCTCGCTGATCTTGCCCGCGCTGCGCCAGGTCGAGAAGGCGTCGTAGAGCGCGATGTAGGCGCCTGTGATCGCAGCGGTGCGGGTTCCTCCATCTGCCTGGATAACGTCGCAGTCCACGTTGACGGTGCACTCCCCGCCCATCCCAGCCATGTCCACAACGGACCGAAGCGACCGCCCGATAAGGCGCTGGATCTCGTGCGTACGCCCACGCGGTCCTCCGGTGGTCGCCTCTCGGCGGGAGCGTGTGTGCGTGGACGCTGGAAGGAGTGCGTACTCCGCGGTCACCCATCCAAGTCCACTGCCCCGTCGCCAGCCAGCGACGCCCTCGCTCACGCTGGCGGCGCAGAGGACCCGGGTGTCGCCGAGTTCGAACATGCAACTGCCGTGAGCGTGTCTCAGGTAGCGCCGCGTGACCTTGACGGGACGAAGCTCTCCTGCGTCACGCGAGTCTGTGCGCTGCATGTGCGTCCTCTCCTACTGGCGGCCCGAGCCGCCGATCTGATGGGTTTCGAACTCCCGGGCGACCGAGATGGGACCGTCGAAGATCGCTGCCGCTTCGCGAAGCAACGTGTCCCGGCCGCTGGTCGGCCACAGGTGGGTGAGCACGAGCCGTTTCGCGCCGGCGTCACGGGCGAGACCGGCCGCCTGCGCTGCGGTCATGTGCGCCGCCATTCCCGAGTACTTCTGCGGCAGGGTGCATTCCGCCAGCAACAGGTCGCATCCGCGTGCAGCCTCCAGGACGGCCTCGCCAGGCGCAGTGTCGGACGTGTAGCACAGCCTAGTGCCATCTGCCTCGACCACGAGCGCGAAGGTGGGATCCATGTGATCCACGGGATATGGCGTCACGCTCAGTCCGCCAAGGAGAACGCTCTCCTTGGCAGCAAGCTCGTGCACATCGAAGGCCTGCACGAGTTCCTCTCTGGCGTGATCGGTCAGCACGGCGCCCATGCGCCCGAACAGGCCGCACGGCACGTAGAGAGTGCACGGCGCGGCGGGGCCCTCCGGAGCGAAACGCAGTAGAGCCTGCAGCGCGTAGATGTCCGCGAAGTGATCGATGTGTCCGTGCGACACGAACACCGCCTCGAGC
This region of Actinomycetota bacterium genomic DNA includes:
- the cas7c gene encoding type I-C CRISPR-associated protein Cas7/Csd2; amino-acid sequence: MSESRIHTDPERRHDFVLIFDVVDGNPNGDPDAGNMPRVDPETMNGLVTDVCLKRKVRNYVAVLKEGEAGYGIYVNDSGIALNTLHQRAYEEEGIKSSGSKQKREDVDAVRKRMCDTYFDVRMFGAVMTTGVNCGQVRGPVQMTFSRSVDPIVPMDVSITRVAITKAEDAGIVLGDDGEARGGKTTEMGRKALVPYGLYVCHGFFSAPFAEKTGVTSDDLALFWRALREMWDLDRSSSRGMMACRGLYVFSHTNRLGNAPAQDLFDLGSVKQQVGDWLVMSK
- the cas8c gene encoding type I-C CRISPR-associated protein Cas8c/Csd1 — protein: MSANVRVFESYGLQRGATCGVCHQCGERFGKALNELLGNEKTHLVVGPTVFVFWTIKETDFDLLSYFSRPTAEDVKALLTSYRRGRDAGFPDEDQVRFNVAVLSAGGGRAIVRDFDNTTIEVAKRRLAEWFALTAQVNEWGESGQPLGLYQLAAAPFRDPTKQMPPHLPTILVKAALYGSRPLPLWPLSLALSRCKVGGTIVRGRKVSAVTHAQAALLKAVLASSTPGREDYMSKLDTSETSVAYLCGRLFAVLEVIQRRAIPGINATVVDKYFASASTAPASVFGKLLSDAQPHLSKLRKSSEGAYQALEARLEEVLAPIEEFPATLSLRDQALFSLGFYHQRATDRAARKAAKEAANADATQTEE
- a CDS encoding type I-C CRISPR-associated protein Cas8c/Csd1, encoding MFLQRLEADADRIVDMPPPMYDKKPVKWVVDLTADGGFLGIVSTAAEGEARDRGKQHLVPFVKRAFGIRPILLADTPAYTFGIDPADTRAAEKHEAYVGLLRQCVEATESAAVRAVLMFLQGNLDRGLPADAGRSDLVTFRVGGEFVVDTPGVRDFWRGTVEPASKLRETTIGQCLVCGERKPIPLTTPVPVKGIPGGNRLGPRW
- the cas5c gene encoding type I-C CRISPR-associated protein Cas5c, giving the protein MYRNPVQVKVWGERACFTRPEMKAERVSYPVMTPSAARGVLEAIFWKPEFEWHVTSIAVLKPIRHFSAVRNEVNRRASPQSAGFDISETRTQRHTLGLRDVAYVISADVIVAPHVGEDAAKYRDQFRRRVNKGQCFNQPYLGCREFVGYFGNVDGSESAIDLSEPLGLVLLDIEYKAEPPHEPHFFQAELVRGVLNVPDYSFNTKGGADVPAKVGG
- the cas3 gene encoding CRISPR-associated helicase Cas3'; its protein translation is MAEELYAHTPAEGSERWHLLDDHLEAVGRIAGDFAEPLGLGAVARLLGELHDLGKASPEFQGYLRDAHEGHPHRRGSVNHKIAGAVKAAGEADLLALLILGHHGGLPSAAEAKATLRAFEQGGVPGESQDYSVRRPDLTTAEAARLELGGLTSRLEAELALRLTYSCLVDADSLDTESHFKPAVSADRHDVVRLKELIQLLTRSQDALMQRAPDTEVNRVRRRVYEECLAAAEAPPGVFSLTVPTGGGKTLSSLAFALRHAQANGLERVICAIPYTSIIEQTCDVFRSALPAAHAVLEHHSAIDESGANGADDQWRVLASENWDSPVVVTTTVQFFESLFGNRPGKCRKVHRMARSVIVLDEVQTLPGRYLEPMVDALRALVERYGASVVLCTATQPALQESLDLVPGFASIQEITSTTAIDFERLARVEYHIDLEPVEWADVACCVRDHSQCLIVVNTKSDAISLLEALDDPDALHLSTRLCPEHRTQVLNAIRARLKDGVPCRVVSTQVVEAGVDLDFPVVYRAVGPLDRIVQAAGRCNREGTLEFGHVHVFNPNEGSQPRGAYRTAVDHALMWLGRDGLDLGDPSSFPDYFRCVYGDLNTDAKNIQELRAAFDFPKVADRFRMIDEDTVSVLVSYDLETVERICGEIEVLQHVDRRLWRQIQRHSVALRRRDFDKAMRGGLVFEVAPDSALYRWFGEYDEVKGLTGAGPDPADLIQ
- the rdgB gene encoding RdgB/HAM1 family non-canonical purine NTP pyrophosphatase yields the protein MSSNSDTTVKRVVVATSNRHKVEEIAAALAYTGWSFVAASNLCGWESPPETGETFEENALIKAHAAHDLFGMPTLADDSGLEVDALDGAPGVHSSRYAGECATDALNNERLLTALFGIPAKDRTARFRSVIAFVDGDGEPVLASGACEGRVAEAPRGDLGFGYDPLFLPDAAPGRTMAELEMSEKNAISHRGAALRAFVAALEAATTRGAEETA
- the rph gene encoding ribonuclease PH, giving the protein MQRTDSRDAGELRPVKVTRRYLRHAHGSCMFELGDTRVLCAASVSEGVAGWRRGSGLGWVTAEYALLPASTHTRSRREATTGGPRGRTHEIQRLIGRSLRSVVDMAGMGGECTVNVDCDVIQADGGTRTAAITGAYIALYDAFSTWRSAGKISEIPLMEFVAATSVGLVDGELLLDLDYAEDSVAEVDMNVVMDGSGRYIEVQGTGEKTPFDRGRLVEMLDLAGAGIERLVGMQRAISVEDGDVFEL
- a CDS encoding MBL fold metallo-hydrolase, translating into MRLTVLGSSASYAGAGQATAGYLVEVGDVRVLLDCGHGALANLAMVTDPLGLEAVFVSHGHIDHFADIYALQALLRFAPEGPAAPCTLYVPCGLFGRMGAVLTDHAREELVQAFDVHELAAKESVLLGGLSVTPYPVDHMDPTFALVVEADGTRLCYTSDTAPGEAVLEAARGCDLLLAECTLPQKYSGMAAHMTAAQAAGLARDAGAKRLVLTHLWPTSGRDTLLREAAAIFDGPISVAREFETHQIGGSGRQ